Sequence from the Helicoverpa armigera isolate CAAS_96S chromosome 14, ASM3070526v1, whole genome shotgun sequence genome:
AGAAAGAGAAGAAGCATATCTGATAAACTCCCAAGTAAACGTGTAACAGAgtcatatattaaaaaaaaactttttttttttttcaaaaataaaacaaataatcgCATATTTAcaccattttaataattttgtctcACGATCAATAAAATTACTGTGCTTTTTATGAGCTTTAATTTTAAGGACTTAACGAAAGGTATAGGTATacgatttaattatttaaaaaataattctctATCCACgtaagtacatacctaaattAAGAACATGGACATAGCATAGAAACCAGAAGTTACTCttcagtaaatatatttttaggctGGCTGCTGCTGCCATGGGATTCGGGTCCCATAATTTTAGCCGAAATAAATAATCGACAGCAGAAAGTAACTAATACTGTAATGtaatatctttataaaaatagcttaAAACCCTTGGCCTTTCAGTTTCAgctaaaatctttttattatatacttatatatttatacgTAATACTTTATCgcagtatttttatgtaaaatactgtGTTTACTTCTTAGATATTTAATCTGAGGTTTAAATCATTGGTTGGTAtagattttagaaaaaaaaacgaacgaatgccatttgttattgtttttctgcgttcagaattttaatttttatatggtGGCTTTTACTCGTTATAAATCTgttgtgatttatttacaatttcaactGATACTGAATGAAGGTAATACATGTTGCAATGCTTAAACtagaaacaatatttaatatagAAACTATACTATGATGAAATAATTCTAGTACTTTCTACAAAATTCTGAATGGAAATGGAAACCAGACattgacaataatattgacATCGACCACAAGCGTTCCAATCCAGAAAATTTGCAGCTGCTTAGTTTTCTAATGTTAAGCATTGGTATTTGCTATCACACTCTCCTATCGTCCTCATGCCATGTAAAATCGGTGAGAAAAGGGAGGTTAAATTATTGATATGCTTATAATAAACTAATGAGCTGGAGCTGGATTGCAATTAGAACAGCTGTcgattaatttttttgtttgttgcgcaataaataaaataatcaacatttacacgcaaaaacataaaacatcacCGGAAAAATCATCAAGTTAAACTGAAAATGGCAAGCAGCAATTTCATGGAAAAATTACGTACCTTTTTTGGGTTACGACAGGATCCACCCAGAaatgatttccgaaatccgattTGGAGTTCCGACGACGAAGACGACGGTGATGAACTTTACACAAGACACGAAATGGAAGACTTCACTAATGCTATGGACATTCATCAAGAGTTCTCCAGGCAGATGCTGGATATGATCCAAACGTTCGGTGCCATGTTTGGTGATATAAAATCATTCATTAACGAGAACCCTGTGGACTCTTTCGCGACCATCAACCCTCTTCCCCCAGAACACAATCACCCGGAACACTTTCATGGAGACAATATAAGGGACTATTATCTGAAACCCGGCTACCACAGCCGTCCACATGAGCATGTTAAAGAAGACGTTGATCTAGATGGCAAAATCTCATCCAATGATTTATCTGGATTGTTCAAAAAAAAGAGAGACTCACAGATTGGTCCCATTACACCCTTTAACGGTGAGTTAGTGCCAGGCCGTTCCTTCTGCCAGACTATCATCACAACAAGTGTCACCAAGTCTGATGGTTCGGTGGAAACCAGGCGGATAGTCAAAAGCGGGAATGAAGTAGTTGAAGAGACTGTGACCTCCACATCCACTGGAACGGACACCCGAATGCCACAAACACCAGGTTTGGATCAATTATCAAGTCCCGGCCTTATATACAACAATGTCATGTCTGAACTCTCTTCTTTATTtagacatttttattaatatttaatcccATTTCCATAGTTGTATACGTAGACCATTTGGATTATTAGAATAAGATAACAATTCTATTTTCTCTTTCTTGCAGAggaataaattgaaattggtaACTTCATAGTATTTGCATGTGATATGCAAAATATTGATGTTTAATTATTACCAAAGTTTATTCTTCAATATATAGTCAACTACAAAAAAAAGTCCTTGAATTGTAGTCATGATAGCTAATGGAtgtgaattataaatattttgttacattacCTGTAGATGTGGTTAGTATAAGACCTTACTGTTAATTACATTGATCAAACAAATATCCACTGTTTTGGAATTacatcttaataaataaataaatacataatatgcaaCCAATAACTTCTTTTAATCAAACTGAATGAACCCATTAATACAGTTTAACCAAGACgcaacaaaaattttaaataaaaatcacgcACAAAAGCTTCTTTCATACATCAttatactaaataaaaatggcttcaCTTGACATCGCCAATGATATAGACGAATCCTTTTCAATAGAATGTCACACAGTAGATTCCCCAGAAAGTTGCAATATTATCCTAAATGTTTCCAAAGATAAATTCACAGTTCTTACATACAATATAAGAAGCTATCAAAAAAACTTCGACGACTTTAAAGTTGCTTTATATAGGTTGAACTCAAACATTGACGTAATTGTGCTAACAGAGTGCTGGCTGTCTGAAGGCACAATCTTAGAAGAAATGCCAGGGTACTACATATACAGAACCTCTTCCCAAGTTAACAAAAACGGAGGTATTGTTACCTACATCAGAACAGCTTGGAATAACGTTACTAGTACGGAAGCCAATCTAGCTGACGCTGACAGTTTGCTCTTAAACATCACATATGACATTACACTTCTAGCAATATACCGTTCCCCTTCTTTTACTAACGCAGACACCTTCTTCAGTTCCCTTGACACTATACTCTCAGATCTAAAACATAAGCAAACAATCATAGTAGCTGGTgacattaatattaacattatagaCTTAGAAAATAACCAGGCTTCTAGCTATTCATGTCTCATGGCTTCACACGACCTGACTCCTGCGATCACTGCTCCTACGAGATGCGGTTCATGTATTGACCACATATTTGTTAAAACCAACGCAACTGCAGTCGGTCTCGTCTGCAACCTCTCCATCACGGACCATGACTTAGCGCTGTGCAGTGTACATCTTAAGCCGAACACGATACAAACCAAACGCTGGAAAACTAAAACTGATTGGAATGCTGTGGATGCCGAGATCGCCCAATCCGACTGGGAACCCATCTACACTTCCTCCTGCGTAAATaactcgataaaaatatttaacaatattgtCACCGGCGCAATCAACAagcacacaaaacaaataaagatcTCCAGGAAACTTGCTAACATCCAACCATGGGTCACACCCGGCTTAATAAGATGCATGAGACAACGTGACAAACTACATCTAGAATGCAAAGCTAACCCTAGTGATGACATCAAACGCCTAATCTATACACGTTATAGAAACTACCTGCACATGTTGCTACGCAATcttaaaaacacacacaacaaaAAGGAAATACACGTAAATAAAGACAACCCTAAAAGACTCTGGGCGGCTATAAAAAACATCTGCGGAAACAAGAGCACCCAAAACAGCGCTACACAATTAATTACATCTAGCACCTCCCCCACACAAGCACTTGATATCTGCAATCAGCACTTTGTCAACGTAGGAGAACAGCACGCAGCCAAAATCCTCAACAAACTCGGGATACCACACAACACACTAATAGACTCTTACCGGTCACAACAAAACAACTCACAATCATTCTTTATGAGTCCTACTGACGATGAAGAAATCACCAACATTATACGGAATCTAAAAATAGACAGTGCACCTGGTCCCGATCAACTCACAGTTTACTTACTCTCTAAATGCATCAATAGCTTTATCAAACCCTTAACCCACATATTCAATTTAAGTCTAGAAACCGGTGTCTTTCCAGATTCCTGGAAGACGGCATCCGTGACCCCTATTTATAAAACTGGATCTAAAGACGACCCTAAAAATTACAGACCCATAGCTCTCTTAAGCATAGTCTCAAAAATATTAGAGAAAATAGTTAACAAAAGACTCACAGAATATCTCGATAAAAATCACATCATTTCAGACCGGCAATTCGGCTTCCGTCAAGGCAGATCCACCGAAGACGCAGTGTCACTTCTGACAGATCGAGTTTCCTTCTATATCGAAAACGGACAATACTGCATTGGTGTATTCCTCGATCTGGCAAAAGCTTTCGACACGGTGTCGACGGGACTGCTACTAAAAAAACTCGAGCTCTTTGGCATTAGGGGCAACACACTGGAATGGTTCCGCAGCTACCTCACACACCGTAAGCAATACGTCAAAATAGGTGGACATAAAAGTAAACTCCTTCCAATTAATTATGGAGTACCTCAAGGCAGCACGCTGGGCCCCACCTTGTTCACACTTTACATAAACGACATAGTAAGCCTGCCTCTTAACGGTGCCGAAATTGTCACATACGCCGACGATACAGCCATTGTCTTTCATGGAAGGTCCTGGGACTGTGTACGGGAACTGGCTGAACGCGGACTTTCTGAGATAGCACAATCCCTAGACCATAATCTACTGACACTAAATGTAACCAAAAGCAAGTTCATTACGTTCTGCAAGACAAATTCTACCTGTCCTCCACGCTCATTCACTCTAAAAATACACTCGTGCACACAACCGCAAAATAATGACTCCCAACAACACTGCGCCTGCGAAACAATCGCACGTACTGACACCATTAGGTACCTCGGAGTCATCATAGACCAACACCTAAACTATAAGGCACACATCTACTCACTGTCTGCTAGAGTCCGAAAACTAATTCATGTCATGAAAAAACTTAGGGACTGCTCACCACTAGACGTACTGAAGACGGTATACTTCGCTCTCTGCCAATCCGTCATTCAGTACTGCATACGCATATGGGGGAGTGCTGGAAAAAGCACCTTCATAACTTTGGAAAGAGCACAAAGAGCTCTAATTAAGGTGGCCTTAAAACTACCGTTTAAATTTCCTACAGACACATTGTATGGAAAGTTCCGTGTACTAAGGGTTCGACAGCTATTTATACTCGTGGCAACTCTTGCTACTCACGCCGTCATCAAAAAACGCGCCGACTACCAGGACTTACTTAGAAAACGGATCTTTAGAATACCTTTACCAAATGCCAACTCTGAATTAGCCAGACGTTGCACCCAATACTCAAATCCTAGCACGTACAACAAGGTCAGCAGAATTTGTGACCTTAGAGACTGTACTCACAATATGTGTAAAAAGAAGATAACTGCAGCCCTACTAAAACTGACTTACATCGAAACCGAAGCTCTGCTGTAGTACCTACAAAGCCACCAACACCATCAACATACCTACAAAGTCACCCACACCATCAACACTATCACTCTCGGACCGACACTACACACCACACACTCTCTCACCTCACACACACTCATTCACACATGCCCTCACATACACACCAAACTAGCATAAAAGCCCGATTAATTcacctagttttaatatcattttttttatattatgtacctcaATTTAAGTTCCAACATCCTTAGCTCATAATTTCCTTTAATATTTCATCTCCAAAGATTTGGTACctatgtaactttataatataagcaataTTAAAGCACTCAGAGCCACAAGATACAAGCtgtgcttagtttgtggctcaacgGTAACTACCACAATGTAAAGTTGCGTTTTtgacaataaacattattttattttatttttttatttttattattacctatggAATCAATTTTTCCGAAATATTATTCACTACCTGTTTTCTGCCTTCCCACATTCACACGAAGGATACTTCCCGCACCTCGGGCCTAGCATGGCGATTCTATCTCTATTCTACCAAGAAACGACAAAGCTCTTTCTTTCCCACTCGACATGTCTTCTACCCGAGCATGACGCGAGCTGTAGACTCGCGTTTCTATCAAGAGAAAGACTTTCCATAGCAACGGATAAGTAGCTAGTGATGGGTCGTTCTGCGATGAATTTACGTTTAGTTAgccaaaaaaatgtgtcaatgcACTATTTTTCACGCATGAACCTATACATAAACtcacgtaactcaaagtaacaacaaaacgtattcatcgaacttattttttatctgtggaactaaaatggttcatgtttgtttgtttacaaaaaacgaTTATTGTTGTTGATTTTACGTATTTAGATATTGGTGATTACTGCGTGCAGCAAGAAAAAAGTAAGTAagattttgtgattaaataaataaagtactgatTATTCCAATAGTTGTGTGTAATTAATCCAaacgaacataataattatccatACATACGATGAAAagaacaaaggaaaataacataataatctcAATAAATGGTGATTGGTGGCATTGTCTGATGAGAACTTTGCCATGCACAGCTCAATGCGTTCCTCACTGTTATCTTGCTTCCCTATATTATTGTCCGAAGTGTTTTTACTTTCGTCGTTACTaaacctgtttatttacagCGTACGAAGTCCCATCCAATAAACAGAGAAGATAGTATCCCGATCCATTGGGAAAAGAAGGCCACGATAAAGAAGAATAGGTCCGTATTCAAAAGCtgctgaaaaaatatggaaaagaacGAGTTCTTGGCATACAATGCTGACACGAGAAACATTCTATTAGTAagtgtctttaaataatattcatttactagTAATAGTTCTCCAGACTTGTTGGTTTCATTCTAGCAAAACTCTCATGCTTTGTTTTCAAAGTATAATtatggcaataataattatagtacctatttgttgcTTGTGTGATATAAGCAACAActcttaagataaaaaataaaataagacaatCATTTACACAGaggtaaaggtttatttacataaaattaaggctACAGATAGTCATTcattcaaaataggctgaaaatcagcagcagaagcggtggaacaaactccccagcaactcaattctgtctgtatggtttgaagaactgtTGATATACAAAGATATTCATAATAGTTGCTCTTCTGTGAGTTGCAGCTTGTAGTAAGCTACCGCTAAGGTCATTAGTGTGTCTCTCTTTCTGCCTTTCTTCGGGAAGAGTTGTAGCATAGGCACCctgcaaaaagaaataactgtttggtaaagagtttttacaagaattattttacagtataataaaagaataacatacTGATAGTGACACATTATCAGCATTCTTATTGATGTCATGAGTCAAGACCCTAACGCATGACTAGAATCCCCTGaaaatgaatgttaatttaattttgtgttcttgtttcagattacaaaaaaaggaTGCTAAATGACAACTGGGTCGTcagtttacaaattataaattattgaaatgatatcatttaataaagaatgtgaatattaaaatcataatggttgtttatttaaaatgtcattttttctTAGCAGATAAAACTGTCCAATTCTAGAGTCATATAGCCTGCAGTTTGTTCTTAATGAGAGAActattgaaaattgattgtttatgaaCTCTGTCAGGATAATTGGCATTTATGTTCAGTATTTTGCACTCAGTATCTACAATCTGAAATAGAGGTTATAtctaatattaggtatcatcatcatcatctcagccataggacgtccactgctgaacataggcctccccctttgatctccacagatacctgttggaatatattaggtatactaaCCTTGTATTCACTGCAAAAacaaattgcttaaaaaatTTGCTAACAGTGGTTAGTAATGTTGTTAATGACCTAGGACCCGAACAAAGAACCTGCAACAATTAagctttgttaaatatttttcttctgtttaattattttcttgcaatgaagggtaatacctacataatagacaaaataatcttagaaacaataataaatgaatagatctttctatatttaacttatctataaggacgaaaactttgtcatatttttggttggaaagcacaacgaaataaaatagactgtaggtacttacattgatTGATATGAACAGGCAGTCCCTAAGATATCCTAGGAGACAGATTCCGCACAAATACTGCACCATCTCTGCACATTTACGTTTTCAATGTCGAGAGGCTTAACACTCGTATAGCTCGTTCTTTGAGCTTTACACTGATTCTTCTCAGCATAAAAACTGACCACATGACGACGGTAGGACCCCGACATACTTTGTAAATGCTTTTTgagatcttaaaattataataatattcttgtctACTCTTGTCTAGGTCCGATGAGATGTAGAGTATTTGACATTTCATATAGAAAGTTATATCTACTCCCAAATGTCAAAAGTAGAGAAAATATAGTCGTCATGCTCGACGCGATAGACACATGTCGACGAagaaaagaaacatttcttttctcGATGTCAAACATCGCCATGCTCGGGTCGATAGAAATCTTTCTTCAATCTGTCATTTTGTCGATTCTTCGGTAGACAAAAGCTGTTTCTATGGCGGTCATGCTAGGCCCGCTGGTTGAAAGGAAGTCTGTAATTTCTTAGACTATAGACTATCTctgtacttaattttatttaaatcagttcattTGATTTGATGAACCAGAACTGACAGTGCTATAAAGGTACTGGAGTGGAgtgtaaaacaaacaatatgatTTCCacatagtttattaaataaatactaattaattgtaaattcaGAGTgcttatttaatacataaaggAAAGTCAGGTGacaaagttacaaaatataagCAATGCTTTGAAAATCCCTGGAATTGGCTTCATAGCAATTCATTCTGCTTTgagaaaatcttataaaaattTACATCTTAAATGGacatgaagaaaaataaacttgtagAACAtccttttttagttttttttaagaatgtcTAGGTACCTACAGTAAATGCATATTGTGGATTATGGCTTGTTATACAAAGTACCTATTATGAACCTTATACAATTTTCGTTATTCATGATTCGGTAACGCAGAAATATGTGAATGTCTCGTAATAGTCCTAGCATGTGGAGCAATACTCGATGatgcaacaaagaaaaataattaggaAACTTGTGAAAAGTCGTATGTGACTCATGATTGACCCGCGTGTTGTCAAGCTTATCGTCGATCTGAAGATTAAGTAGTGGTGATAGGGATCGTATTATAGAACATTTTGTCATGGTCCGATACGCCAATATGgcatttaaattttgaaaacttgAACATTTTGAATTGGAAGTATCGTGTCGGACATCTGCGATGAGGCCACGTTGCGTTCGCCTTCCTGCAAACGGATGCTCACTGGTTTTGATACCAAATGTGCGTTGCGGCAACCGTGTGACTTGTAGAGTGGTTGCGGAGTGCCAACAGCGCTGCGGTAGCTACACGAAACGTCCAATTCATAGGTAATCCTTAGaattttattcataactttGTCGCGTCACTTTCAGAAGTAAAGTTTTCGTGTTCAGTCGCAGTAGCAAGCGTCGGCCGTATTGCTCTTGATCCATGTTAGGTATCGGTTCACCCTGGAGTACACTCCATATTTGTCTGGTCTCGCACAACCTTCGCCCCAAGACACCACACCTGGAACACGTAAATTACGAATTAGACTACCGTCATGCTGGGAATTGTTATTTCAAATGGGATTGTGGCATTTCATTATATTCCGATTTTCCGTATATTAGTCCAAAACTCATAAGTTTGAAAAGAAATTGAAGAGGTACGGATTGAAAAAACTTTAGAAGGTAGGTACTCTAGTACCTATGTAACTTTTATTTGTGAAGCTGAAATTGTAACATTACAAGAGCCTTTGCAAGTCTCTCTGGATTTAGTAAAGGAGACCTCATAACTACTAAATATCTAAACTAACTAAGCTCCGTGAGGTTTTTCTCCAATGACCATTTCATGAGGTCCATTCTGCAAGCAGGTAGGCTGTAGGCTGTAAGTTACTAAGTTCTTCTACTAACCGACTTCCTGATACTTCTCAGTGGTCTCGTTGAACACATGTAGCGGTCCGCCGGAGTCACCCTGACAGGCGTCACGGCCGCCATCAGGCTCGCCAGCACACATCATGTTGTCAGTCACTCTTCTGCCGTATGACCGGTCCTTGCATTCAGCGTTTGATACTATTGGCACTTTCACCTGAGGAAGGAGATTTGGGATTGAGTTTTTCAGATTCTGTTATTTGTAGGACTTGGATAGGAACAGATTTGATTATGTTAAAGACTTGTCTTCTGTTTTACAAGAGTGTTACAAACAAAGCACGTGATTACCATCTGCTAGcataactaagtacctactcataCAGCGTACCTACCAATTTCAATTCGTTCCAGGATACATACCTCTTGCAAAGTATTAGAAATGGAGCCTCCTTCATCAGTAACCCCCCAACCAATGACGACACCGCACTGGCGGGTATAAGACAGTCCAGGGGTGGGCAGGCACACAGGCCGCACTCTGACGTCATCAACTTCTGGGGCCGCAGTGGAGGTTTCTTCAGTGGTGCTGCTGGAACTGGCTTCGGTCGTGGCTTCTCCATCTCTGCGCACTCGCTTGATTGCGGTGCTTAAGTCCaactgaaaaaatacaaaaatcgttaggtacttatttataggTCATCAAGTGCAGAGTGTAAAAGATTCGAGTCATGaccaaaaataaatctcaattATGGACCTATCAggcagaatttatttattgtatgtttcATGCCGATCGAGAGTGTTTCATAAAGAAATTCGTTAGCGATGAGGAATTTCAGCACTGGAAAGTCCGGATTTATCTCTATTGTCACgcaattcaatttcaaaacaaacagtAAGTGGGTGCgagataggtaggtatctattttgTTCACGTAAATGGTTTTATTGAGTGGAACGGATAAATAGAGACATAAACTTGGTCGTGACATGATTGAATGATTTATTTGCTTCTAACCCAACGGTTGAGAAATGCTTAAAACAATGGACTACGAATGTAATCTACCTACATTTGATCAGATACGAGTACCTATATATCGTCTCAACAATACTTCTATTATACGGCATATAGGCAAGTTTTTCTAATGACAATGTGTAATATACAGAGAATATCGTATAATATGCAGAGGTAAATAGAAATATGAATCATAATCTATTTATGCTTAGGCTAAGAGCATATTAACATGAAAGACCCAACGGTTCTCCTCATCTAGAAATTCCTGGACAATGTTTCTGAGAAACTAACCGCATTTTCGTTTACAGCTAAATTATTACATGGTATACCTAATTCTAAGTTTTCCTTCCTTCCTTATTCTGCAAAAACCTGTATCCTTTCATTGTTTCCAACTGGTAGATCACCTACTGCTGCCTGCTAATATCTGCTAAGGTACCTATATATAGATACTCACCCTTTCATCAAGCCTCATGAGAGCTATATCGTTGTCATAAGTGCCAGGGTTGTACCGCTGGTGACGTATCACCGCCGAGACCTTCCTGTCAATGGTCTTCGTCTCATTACGGTTGGTCGTGTCATGTTCCAGCAAACGCACTGTGAGACGCTCCTTGCGGTAGCTGTGGAGTTGAAAAATGGGTCTCAGTTATGTAGATCGGATAGCAAAATAATACACCACCACCTGTGCTATAGCTGTGGGGGTTCATAGACTCTGGATGTCTACCCAGAATCAGTGTTTCAAGATAAATCAATGATGTCGATAAGAGCCTAGGCTTTGTGGTAAAATCTTTCCAGAATATCTATCTAAGTTCTAGATCCTAGCAAAGAACCTATCTTCTAAAGTGtgagatattttatgtttaccgAACAGGAAAATTCCTAGAACGAGGTTcaacagtaggtaggtaatatcaaCGGTACCAAGAGCTATCCATTGGAAAACCAGGTGAAAACCGCATTTCTATAATCAGATCACTGCGATTTGCACCTGTTTAGTATTAACAAAAGCATTTAGATGCGTACGACAGAGTGCAAGTGGCATGGAGCCAATACTGCACGCATAATCAACATTTCACCTAGGCTAAGATATGCTAAAATCGGTGGGTATCCATAGGAGCCAACAAATTGGCATCAACCACTCAATAGTGTTTTTGTTCTCAATGTAATTGTGTTGCTGGCAGCagttggtaaataaaatagtttgtgAGAAATTAAGGCACTTCACTTATTATCGTCCATTTCATCAATAAATCCCGCTGTTCAATGCAGATTCAGAAACCTCTTAACTATTTCAACTTTTCTGGCTTGGTAACATATGAAATGTTACCATGTGTGTTCCAATGTAATCATCATTGCAGAAATATTTTCTGAAGCTCATTCCTTCTGCTAATTGAATTCCTATCTCTATTGGCACCATATCAACACAAAATTCTATGTCGTTTTCATGATTCTTACCCAGTACAATGCGCAGCAGTGAGGATATAAAGGTCATTGATGAGGGACGCCCCACAGAAGAAACGACCGTTGTACATGAGCATCGCCATCCAGGGATACTCGCGCTCTTTGGTCTCATAGCCACCGACTATCCGGCGCTTCGTCCGCGCTATACCGCATTCTGAAATATTACAGAATTTTGTAAGGATTTGCAACTTCTTTCACATAGctaaataatcaaataattccCTACTAGGCTGCAAAAT
This genomic interval carries:
- the LOC110375353 gene encoding trypsin-1 — encoded protein: MNWSILLVCLVGVTSCRAASLEPQEKEKGFLDWVSNLLGGTSTTASPVIAHDPPANCPACQCGIARTKRRIVGGYETKEREYPWMAMLMYNGRFFCGASLINDLYILTAAHCTGYRKERLTVRLLEHDTTNRNETKTIDRKVSAVIRHQRYNPGTYDNDIALMRLDERLDLSTAIKRVRRDGEATTEASSSSTTEETSTAAPEVDDVRVRPVCLPTPGLSYTRQCGVVIGWGVTDEGGSISNTLQEVKVPIVSNAECKDRSYGRRVTDNMMCAGEPDGGRDACQGDSGGPLHVFNETTEKYQEVGVVSWGEGCARPDKYGVYSRVNRYLTWIKSNTADACYCD
- the LOC110375335 gene encoding uncharacterized protein LOC110375335, which encodes MASSNFMEKLRTFFGLRQDPPRNDFRNPIWSSDDEDDGDELYTRHEMEDFTNAMDIHQEFSRQMLDMIQTFGAMFGDIKSFINENPVDSFATINPLPPEHNHPEHFHGDNIRDYYLKPGYHSRPHEHVKEDVDLDGKISSNDLSGLFKKKRDSQIGPITPFNGELVPGRSFCQTIITTSVTKSDGSVETRRIVKSGNEVVEETVTSTSTGTDTRMPQTPGLDQLSSPGLIYNNVMSELSSLFRHFY